In Nicotiana tabacum cultivar K326 chromosome 11, ASM71507v2, whole genome shotgun sequence, a single window of DNA contains:
- the LOC107819327 gene encoding SKP1-like protein 6, producing MVKDDCASNTIPLPNVSSKTMTKVIEYWKKHFELEETDELKTFDKNFLKVHLSELCDLIIAANYLDDKELLDALLIEPEEICQAYNIKYVKKRSNE from the coding sequence ATGGTGAAAGACGATTGTGCTTCTAACACCATTCCTCTGCCTAATGTCAGTAGCAAAACAATGACTAAAGTGATTGAATACTGGAAGAAACACTTTGAATTGGAGGAGACCGACGAGTTGAAGACTTTTGACAAGAATTTCTTGAAGGTACATCTATCAGAGTTGTGTGATCTTATCATAGCTGCTAATTATCTTGATGATAAGGAGTTGTTGGATGCGTTGTTGATAGAACCAGAAGAAATATGTCAAGCATACAATATCAAATATGTCAAGAAGAGGAGCAATGAATGA